From one Enterococcus sp. DIV2402 genomic stretch:
- the dapF gene encoding diaminopimelate epimerase: MNIPFYKMQGTGNDFIVINNMELNLSGEQLSELAKRVCQHRISVGSDAVMAVDFPENRGDFRMRFYNADGTEAEMCGNGARCIARYAYEKGLAQAEMTIETIAGDVKAWRLDERLYKVQLNEPTTVEFDCEFSENPELVIDYIELGNPGIPHLVVHYPNLGTTELAELRELAKKLRFWEKLPKGANVNFYDLDNQEVIVRTFERGVEDFTLACGTGSGSTAYALRKRELIQQDPVVLHVLGGVLKVEVSDQALNLIGDTNIVIEGIIRDEDFVL; encoded by the coding sequence ATGAATATTCCATTTTATAAAATGCAAGGTACCGGAAATGATTTTATTGTCATCAACAACATGGAATTAAATCTTTCTGGCGAACAATTATCAGAGTTAGCTAAAAGAGTCTGTCAACATCGAATTTCTGTAGGTTCTGATGCGGTGATGGCGGTTGATTTTCCTGAAAATAGGGGCGATTTCCGCATGCGTTTTTACAATGCGGATGGCACTGAAGCTGAAATGTGTGGGAATGGCGCACGTTGTATTGCTCGATATGCTTATGAAAAAGGTCTGGCACAAGCAGAGATGACCATTGAAACCATTGCAGGCGATGTCAAAGCTTGGCGTTTGGATGAACGTTTGTATAAAGTTCAATTGAATGAACCGACAACCGTTGAATTTGATTGTGAATTTTCAGAAAATCCAGAATTAGTTATTGATTACATTGAACTTGGAAATCCGGGTATTCCACATTTAGTGGTTCATTATCCAAATTTAGGAACAACTGAATTGGCAGAACTTCGTGAATTAGCCAAAAAATTACGTTTTTGGGAAAAATTACCAAAAGGTGCCAATGTTAATTTTTACGATTTAGATAATCAAGAAGTTATCGTGCGCACATTTGAACGCGGTGTGGAAGACTTCACATTAGCTTGTGGTACTGGTTCAGGTTCCACCGCTTATGCTTTAAGAAAAAGAGAACTGATTCAACAAGATCCTGTTGTTTTACATGTGTTAGGCGGTGTCTTAAAAGTTGAAGTTTCAGATCAAGCATTGAATTTAATTGGCGATACCAACATTGTTATTGAAGGAATCATCCGTGACGAGGATTTTGTATTGTAA
- a CDS encoding C39 family peptidase, producing MKKKKTPIIWLIVLIIGGAGYFYLKKPTQQTYQKEELIAFQKQANQELNVKIPLLLQRDPRWADIAYGFDSKQDDLATNGCAIVSLAMVLAYVQGKEVLPTDILDWAQNNYFVAGQGTSWQIFEDFSRHYQVNYQALGNDFQAAKEQASNHKAVIVSVNPGTFTTTGHIMVLMMNNQGQIIVLDPNDSPEKNHYQQVFSDETFQQEGIAYWAFG from the coding sequence ATGAAAAAGAAAAAAACGCCAATCATTTGGTTAATTGTTTTAATTATTGGAGGAGCTGGTTATTTTTATTTGAAAAAGCCCACGCAACAAACGTATCAAAAAGAGGAGCTAATTGCTTTCCAAAAACAAGCCAATCAAGAATTAAACGTAAAAATACCGTTACTTTTACAAAGAGACCCACGTTGGGCCGATATTGCGTATGGTTTTGATTCAAAACAAGATGATTTAGCAACAAATGGTTGTGCAATTGTTTCGTTGGCGATGGTATTAGCTTATGTACAAGGAAAAGAGGTTTTACCGACAGATATTTTAGATTGGGCACAAAATAATTATTTCGTTGCTGGACAAGGAACATCATGGCAAATATTTGAAGATTTTAGTAGGCATTATCAAGTAAATTATCAAGCATTAGGTAATGATTTCCAAGCAGCAAAAGAACAAGCGAGTAATCATAAGGCAGTGATCGTTTCTGTTAATCCTGGAACATTTACAACAACGGGTCATATTATGGTACTTATGATGAATAATCAAGGACAAATCATAGTACTTGATCCGAATGATTCACCTGAAAAAAATCATTATCAGCAAGTATTTTCAGACGAAACGTTTCAACAAGAAGGAATTGCTTATTGGGCATTTGGCTAA
- a CDS encoding M20 metallopeptidase family protein encodes MKITKEIQDLLPDVTKFRRELHQIPELGLEEIQTAHYLREKLASFGITEVYPMIHTGTVAVLRSDIPGKTIAFRTDIDALPVTEETGVDFVSKTPGKMHACGHDGHMATMLGFAKYLSEHPEKRRGTLILIFQPAEEGPGGAQLMIDAGLIETYQIDQIVGLHVFPDFSEGVIACRPGAMMARNGEVAITIKGRSAHGAQPQQGADAILAAAAVIQGLHSIISRNISPMESAVLTFGKISGGEAMNIIAGKVHLEGTMRAFDDAVYQRMTERIETLAKEIAHGYDCEAEVMFNHMYRVVENDIAMVTALETVAKDSYQETPPYMLAEDFSMYQQVVPGLFFFVGTRNEEKGYIHPLHSGKMQFDEKNLLKGIACYVDLIQELNK; translated from the coding sequence ATGAAAATAACCAAAGAAATTCAAGATTTATTACCTGATGTTACGAAATTTCGCAGAGAATTGCATCAAATTCCTGAGTTAGGCTTAGAAGAGATTCAAACAGCCCATTACCTACGTGAAAAATTAGCTTCTTTTGGCATTACAGAAGTTTATCCAATGATTCATACAGGAACAGTCGCTGTTTTACGTAGCGATATCCCCGGTAAAACCATTGCTTTTCGAACAGATATCGATGCGTTACCAGTCACAGAAGAAACAGGTGTCGACTTTGTTTCAAAAACGCCTGGGAAAATGCATGCATGTGGTCATGATGGCCATATGGCGACCATGTTAGGCTTTGCGAAATATTTAAGTGAACATCCAGAAAAACGTCGAGGAACGCTTATTTTAATCTTCCAACCAGCAGAAGAGGGTCCAGGAGGCGCTCAGTTGATGATTGACGCAGGTTTAATTGAAACCTATCAGATTGATCAAATTGTAGGATTACACGTCTTTCCTGACTTTTCAGAAGGAGTGATTGCGTGTCGTCCAGGAGCGATGATGGCTCGCAATGGTGAAGTTGCGATTACAATTAAAGGTCGCAGCGCACATGGAGCGCAACCCCAACAAGGCGCAGATGCTATTTTAGCAGCAGCGGCGGTGATACAAGGCTTGCATAGTATTATTTCTCGTAATATTAGTCCGATGGAAAGTGCCGTTTTGACTTTTGGAAAAATTAGCGGCGGCGAAGCAATGAATATTATTGCTGGAAAGGTTCATTTAGAAGGCACGATGCGAGCGTTTGATGATGCAGTTTATCAGCGAATGACAGAACGAATCGAGACGCTGGCTAAAGAAATTGCTCATGGATATGATTGCGAGGCAGAAGTGATGTTTAATCATATGTATCGGGTAGTAGAAAATGACATAGCAATGGTAACTGCACTTGAAACAGTAGCCAAGGATTCGTATCAAGAAACACCTCCATATATGCTGGCAGAAGATTTTTCTATGTACCAACAAGTTGTACCAGGGCTATTTTTCTTTGTAGGAACTAGAAATGAAGAAAAAGGGTATATTCATCCATTACACAGCGGCAAAATGCAGTTTGATGAGAAAAATTTACTCAAGGGGATTGCTTGCTATGTCGATTTGATTCAAGAATTAAATAAGTAA
- a CDS encoding ankyrin repeat domain-containing protein, translating into MHSIYRNLLLTSILVLTGCMNQTKPMTEETDSSVVESPTVQSTERVTESTTEIEKRSVEMYQAGSLLTAVEANDSEKVKTILASADYPINEQNDRGESPLLIATHNNQVEIAKALIKAGADVNLQDHIQDSAYLYAGAQGKTEILTFMLENSQPNQQIYNRFGGNALIPAAEKGHLDNVKLLLEDGAVNIDHQNNYGYTALIEAVALRDGSKIYQDIVKELLVYGADKTLRDNYGKTAEDYAKELGYQAMLVELQK; encoded by the coding sequence ATGCATTCTATTTATCGAAATTTGCTTTTAACGAGTATACTAGTATTAACCGGTTGCATGAATCAAACGAAACCAATGACTGAAGAAACAGACTCATCAGTTGTTGAAAGTCCAACCGTTCAGTCGACCGAAAGAGTCACAGAATCAACGACAGAAATTGAGAAAAGGAGTGTTGAAATGTATCAAGCAGGAAGTTTACTAACAGCTGTTGAAGCAAATGACAGCGAAAAAGTCAAAACAATTTTAGCAAGTGCGGATTATCCCATCAATGAGCAAAATGATCGAGGTGAAAGCCCGTTGTTGATTGCGACTCACAATAACCAAGTAGAAATTGCCAAAGCATTGATTAAAGCAGGTGCAGATGTCAATCTCCAAGACCATATTCAAGATAGCGCCTATTTATATGCAGGGGCACAAGGAAAAACAGAAATTTTGACATTTATGTTAGAAAATAGTCAGCCAAACCAGCAAATATATAATCGTTTTGGAGGGAATGCCTTAATTCCGGCTGCTGAAAAAGGGCATTTAGATAACGTCAAGCTCTTATTAGAGGATGGGGCGGTAAATATTGATCATCAAAACAATTATGGTTATACAGCATTAATTGAAGCAGTTGCTTTACGTGATGGTTCAAAAATTTATCAAGACATTGTCAAAGAACTTTTAGTTTATGGTGCTGATAAAACGCTTCGTGATAACTATGGAAAAACGGCTGAAGATTATGCCAAGGAATTAGGCTATCAAGCAATGTTAGTTGAATTACAAAAATAA
- a CDS encoding DUF4822 domain-containing protein translates to MKTKIVAMTLITLGTLLVGCAQNEQTTTETTSMSQSSETFEEQSSKGANLTALLTATNWEGTRVYDKEGTDLTQENQNFIGLAKYDAETGFYEFFTKEKESREDEGTFFITNDGQHRILISETLNYQAVVEITELTEDLFTYKRLGKDKEGNDIEVFVEHVPVAEELTFTNGRKSLTTTTGEIVEMPGNELLSQTLWNGTKVLDVDGNDVTNENQGFISLAKFDVTTNQYEFFDLETGETRGDFGYYDVLADNKLRAHVSIGENNYGAVLEITELNDKKFTYKRLGKDQAGNEIEIFVEHEPYQGNFTPEFTF, encoded by the coding sequence ATGAAAACAAAAATAGTAGCGATGACACTGATTACTTTAGGAACTTTGCTGGTAGGTTGTGCACAAAATGAACAAACAACTACAGAAACAACCAGTATGAGTCAATCGTCAGAAACATTCGAAGAACAATCTTCTAAAGGTGCTAATTTAACAGCCCTTCTTACTGCCACAAATTGGGAAGGAACACGTGTCTATGATAAAGAAGGAACTGATTTAACGCAAGAAAATCAAAACTTTATTGGTTTAGCAAAATACGATGCAGAAACTGGCTTTTATGAATTTTTTACTAAAGAAAAAGAATCACGTGAAGATGAAGGAACATTTTTCATTACGAATGATGGCCAACATCGTATTCTGATTTCTGAAACATTAAATTATCAAGCCGTTGTTGAAATTACAGAGTTAACAGAGGATCTTTTCACATATAAACGCCTTGGGAAAGACAAAGAAGGTAATGATATTGAAGTTTTTGTAGAACATGTACCTGTTGCTGAGGAATTGACATTTACCAATGGACGTAAGTCGTTAACAACTACAACAGGTGAAATCGTTGAAATGCCTGGTAACGAACTGCTTAGTCAAACATTATGGAACGGCACTAAAGTTTTAGACGTGGATGGCAATGATGTGACAAATGAAAACCAAGGATTTATCAGCTTGGCTAAATTTGACGTGACTACGAATCAATATGAATTTTTTGATTTAGAAACAGGAGAAACACGTGGAGATTTTGGTTATTATGATGTATTAGCAGACAATAAGCTACGAGCGCATGTATCTATTGGTGAAAACAACTATGGTGCAGTATTAGAAATTACCGAATTAAATGATAAAAAATTTACGTATAAACGTTTAGGAAAAGATCAGGCTGGAAATGAAATTGAGATTTTTGTTGAGCATGAGCCTTATCAAGGTAACTTCACGCCAGAATTTACGTTTTAA
- a CDS encoding HAD family hydrolase, whose protein sequence is MNSPTIELILSDIDGTILDEQHRIDQKLPQTIQQLKKQEIPFILASARSPRGIFPLAEELQLGDTPIACYNGALILEGNATNYQTITEHALQSNDVVLILDVIKRNFPQVSISLYSGIEWFVDRTDKWTDIEAAITKDSPTVQDLQLFLLENNQPIHKLLLIEESAIIQELHKFLQKLPLNDTSFYLSKDNYLEVTSKEVSKEKALIDIANYYQIPLAKTMTLGDNFNDIPMLELAGLGIVMQNAPQEVKNSADIETLSNNDYGVSYAIHKYVLAKK, encoded by the coding sequence ATGAACTCCCCAACAATTGAGTTAATTTTAAGTGATATTGATGGAACTATATTGGATGAACAACATCGCATTGACCAGAAATTACCGCAAACAATCCAACAGTTAAAAAAACAAGAGATTCCTTTTATTTTAGCCTCCGCTCGTTCTCCTCGAGGAATATTTCCCTTGGCAGAAGAACTGCAATTAGGTGATACCCCTATTGCTTGTTACAATGGTGCGCTTATTTTAGAAGGAAACGCCACTAACTATCAAACAATTACTGAACACGCATTACAATCAAATGATGTCGTCCTCATTCTAGATGTGATTAAAAGGAATTTCCCTCAAGTTTCCATTAGTTTATATTCCGGGATAGAATGGTTTGTTGATCGTACAGATAAGTGGACAGACATTGAAGCTGCTATCACCAAAGATTCACCAACTGTTCAGGATTTACAATTGTTTTTATTAGAAAATAATCAACCTATTCATAAGCTCTTACTAATCGAAGAATCTGCAATTATTCAAGAATTGCATAAATTTTTACAAAAACTGCCACTTAATGATACTTCATTCTATCTCTCAAAAGACAACTACTTGGAAGTCACTTCAAAAGAAGTCTCTAAAGAAAAAGCTTTGATTGACATTGCAAATTATTATCAAATTCCTCTAGCAAAAACAATGACATTAGGGGATAATTTCAATGATATTCCAATGTTAGAACTAGCTGGCTTAGGAATAGTAATGCAAAATGCACCACAAGAAGTTAAAAATAGTGCTGATATAGAAACTTTAAGTAATAATGATTATGGTGTTTCGTATGCTATTCATAAATACGTGTTGGCAAAAAAATGA
- a CDS encoding DeoR/GlpR family DNA-binding transcription regulator, translating to MYQEQRLSKILSLLDEHKELSSKEMMHYFNVSRDTIRRDFTILSERNLVRRTHGGIIPIEKDNQIPSFNDRISELTQEKKAIAQKATTFIQENNIYFFDVSTIILNVAQLIDSQITIYTHSLDNAIVLSQPKNHTVHLLGGKFYPKNRFYYSLNESELLQKTNFDVAFFGAAGLKNGEVSFEDSEDAYLKQLVMTRAKTKILLAEQKKFQQSSNYAIGTVNDFDYLITDEKPQKHLQQLFSKEITIIY from the coding sequence ATGTATCAAGAACAGCGACTTTCAAAAATATTAAGTTTATTAGATGAACACAAAGAACTTTCTAGTAAAGAGATGATGCATTATTTTAACGTCTCAAGAGATACCATTCGTAGGGATTTTACTATTTTAAGCGAAAGAAATTTAGTGAGAAGAACTCATGGAGGTATTATTCCTATTGAAAAAGATAATCAAATCCCCTCCTTTAACGATCGGATCAGTGAACTAACACAAGAAAAAAAAGCCATTGCTCAAAAAGCAACGACTTTTATCCAAGAAAATAACATCTATTTCTTTGATGTGTCTACAATTATTTTGAATGTAGCTCAATTAATTGATTCGCAAATAACCATTTATACACATTCATTAGACAATGCAATTGTATTAAGTCAACCTAAGAACCACACTGTTCATCTATTAGGAGGAAAATTTTATCCAAAAAATCGTTTTTATTATTCTCTAAATGAATCAGAACTTCTTCAAAAGACTAACTTTGACGTAGCTTTTTTTGGGGCAGCTGGCTTGAAAAATGGTGAAGTTAGTTTTGAAGATAGTGAAGATGCTTATTTGAAACAATTAGTAATGACACGTGCAAAAACAAAAATTTTATTAGCTGAACAAAAAAAATTTCAACAATCGTCCAATTATGCAATTGGCACAGTTAACGATTTCGATTATTTAATTACTGATGAAAAACCACAAAAACATCTTCAACAATTATTTTCAAAAGAAATAACAATAATTTATTAA
- the vanR gene encoding VanR-ABDEGLN family response regulator transcription factor, whose protein sequence is MTDKIVVVDDEQAIANLLTTFLQNEGYQVVTFYNGLDALAYIKKYPVSLLVLDVMLPDKDGFSILQELRQEYFFPVLMLTAKGEAIDTITGLSLGADDYITKPFNPLEVVARIKTQLRRYQRYNSSKQESIDEFEKEGLIVSTASHQCWLYGEEIKLTPIEFKILVYLFEQQGKVVTSEELFEVVWQEKYLENNNTVMAHIARLREKLHELPRKPKFIKTVWGVGYMIENSK, encoded by the coding sequence ATGACAGATAAAATAGTAGTAGTCGATGACGAGCAAGCAATTGCCAATTTATTAACCACGTTTTTACAAAATGAAGGCTATCAAGTTGTTACTTTTTATAATGGTCTGGATGCACTTGCTTATATAAAAAAATATCCTGTTTCCTTACTAGTATTAGATGTGATGTTACCAGATAAAGATGGTTTTTCGATTTTGCAAGAACTTCGTCAAGAATATTTTTTCCCAGTATTAATGCTGACGGCTAAAGGAGAAGCGATAGATACGATTACCGGCTTGAGTTTAGGGGCAGATGATTATATTACTAAACCGTTCAACCCCTTAGAAGTGGTAGCGCGTATTAAAACACAATTACGTCGTTATCAACGATACAATTCATCAAAGCAAGAATCGATCGATGAATTTGAAAAAGAAGGCTTAATCGTTTCAACAGCAAGTCATCAATGCTGGTTATATGGAGAAGAAATTAAATTAACACCCATCGAGTTTAAAATTTTAGTCTATCTTTTTGAGCAGCAAGGAAAAGTTGTGACTTCAGAAGAATTATTTGAAGTAGTTTGGCAAGAAAAATATTTAGAAAATAACAATACTGTCATGGCACATATCGCCCGACTTCGAGAAAAACTACATGAATTACCACGAAAACCAAAATTTATTAAAACGGTTTGGGGAGTAGGTTATATGATTGAAAATTCAAAGTAA
- a CDS encoding uridine kinase family protein yields the protein MKKNNPLNSSFRASDAIVEAIRQCLSNQKIVVVSLDGGSGAGKTTLAIEVASQVDATIIHCDDFFDATISNAEWETASLEKRCCRCIDWSRLQKEVLYPLINGETVYYHPFSFENRDGLSSEIVEVNPTQVIILDGIYSSLLNLFEVGQLKILVDVVPDLRYKRHNQREGTDDLEWHQLWDSVEEYYFTFLRPPETFDLIVQNA from the coding sequence TTGAAAAAAAATAATCCTTTAAATTCCTCATTTAGAGCAAGTGATGCCATTGTAGAAGCAATTCGTCAATGTTTGAGCAATCAGAAAATAGTAGTGGTTTCGTTAGATGGAGGAAGCGGTGCAGGTAAAACGACCTTGGCAATAGAAGTTGCTTCTCAAGTGGATGCAACAATTATTCACTGCGATGACTTTTTTGATGCAACAATTTCTAATGCTGAATGGGAAACAGCTTCCTTAGAAAAGAGGTGCTGTCGTTGTATTGATTGGTCGCGTTTACAAAAAGAAGTTTTATATCCACTTATTAATGGAGAAACGGTCTATTATCATCCATTTTCTTTTGAAAATAGGGATGGGTTGTCTTCGGAAATCGTAGAAGTAAATCCTACTCAAGTTATTATACTTGATGGTATTTATAGTTCGCTTTTGAATTTATTTGAAGTGGGACAGTTGAAAATTCTTGTTGATGTGGTACCTGATTTGCGTTATAAGAGACATAATCAACGAGAGGGTACCGATGATTTAGAATGGCACCAACTTTGGGATTCAGTAGAAGAGTATTATTTTACCTTTTTACGTCCACCAGAAACATTTGATTTAATTGTTCAAAATGCTTGA
- a CDS encoding putative bifunctional diguanylate cyclase/phosphodiesterase: protein MKQIVFRIQKGNIYFYDNHFFELVDGKAEQIQGKDYRSILSRYINNEVAHYFSKLMTKKKRASYKRVVINRYDGRTIPLIIFSYGIDTNEGWMILGTIIEADQLDQELFHTLDDLSYLHQALNNSVILVITDTAGRITYANRHSCEMSGYEKNELIGHTHRILNSKYHPKEFFTELWETILQGKTWHGEIKNRKKDGSYYWTDATIVPMLDEQGEIFQYMAIRYDITSQKNNEEKIQQLANSDSLTGIPNRRMFDHKLTTCIEEAHKNGQHFGILFIDLDSFKYINDTKGHAIGDQLLIKVSQRLMEFVGDTGLVARIGGDEFGMIVYQTENIASLKQAAEKLLQQFKEPFVIQNLTIWMTCSVGVAIFPESGETKDDMMKNADAAMYEVKNTRKNAYLFSTRLIDSSDQRLFQIQNDLREASYDEQFYIVYQPKVCPKNDYVTGLEALIRWQHPTLGCISPGEFIPLAEEIGMSSELNEWVLRQVCKQIKLWVNKGYTPIPVSVNLSACQFVQPCFAEKFLDILAEFNVETTWIQIEITESILMTNELQVQVALDILKKNGIKVALDDFGTGYSSLSYLLKLDLDILKIDKSLIQGISQNFKEQKLVHTVIQLGKDLGLHVVAEGVETQEEFDSLVINDVDEIQGFYYSRPLDLVETEKLLIKRQLPKNNEAH from the coding sequence ATGAAACAAATTGTCTTTCGAATTCAAAAAGGGAATATTTATTTTTATGATAATCATTTTTTTGAATTAGTTGACGGAAAAGCTGAACAAATTCAAGGAAAAGATTATCGTTCAATTTTATCTCGTTATATTAATAATGAGGTTGCTCATTATTTTTCTAAATTAATGACAAAGAAAAAACGAGCAAGTTATAAACGAGTAGTTATCAATAGATATGATGGTAGGACAATACCTTTAATTATATTTAGTTATGGCATTGATACAAATGAAGGATGGATGATTCTTGGAACAATCATTGAAGCCGATCAATTAGACCAAGAATTATTCCATACGTTGGATGATTTATCCTATCTTCATCAAGCATTGAATAATTCAGTTATTTTAGTTATTACGGACACTGCTGGCAGAATTACTTATGCAAACAGGCATTCTTGTGAAATGTCTGGTTATGAAAAAAATGAATTGATTGGGCATACACATAGAATTCTTAATTCTAAGTATCACCCGAAAGAATTTTTTACAGAGCTGTGGGAGACGATTCTTCAAGGAAAAACTTGGCATGGCGAAATAAAAAACCGAAAAAAAGATGGTTCTTACTATTGGACAGATGCCACGATTGTTCCGATGCTTGATGAACAAGGCGAAATTTTTCAATATATGGCGATTCGCTATGATATAACTAGCCAAAAAAACAATGAGGAAAAAATTCAACAGTTAGCCAATTCGGATTCTTTAACAGGAATCCCTAATCGACGCATGTTTGACCATAAATTAACGACTTGTATTGAAGAAGCTCACAAAAATGGCCAACATTTTGGTATTTTATTTATTGATTTAGATAGTTTTAAATACATCAATGATACGAAAGGACATGCGATTGGTGATCAATTATTAATTAAAGTATCGCAACGTTTAATGGAATTTGTGGGGGATACAGGACTAGTTGCTCGTATCGGTGGCGATGAATTTGGGATGATTGTCTATCAAACAGAAAATATCGCTTCTCTAAAACAAGCGGCAGAAAAACTTCTACAACAATTTAAGGAACCTTTTGTCATTCAAAACTTAACCATTTGGATGACGTGTAGTGTGGGGGTGGCCATTTTTCCAGAGTCAGGCGAAACCAAAGATGATATGATGAAAAACGCGGATGCAGCAATGTATGAAGTGAAAAACACACGAAAAAATGCCTATCTATTTTCAACGCGTTTAATTGACAGTTCCGATCAGCGGTTATTTCAAATTCAAAACGATTTAAGAGAAGCTTCGTATGATGAACAATTTTATATTGTTTATCAACCTAAAGTTTGTCCTAAAAATGATTATGTCACCGGATTAGAAGCATTAATTCGTTGGCAGCATCCTACACTAGGATGTATTTCTCCGGGAGAATTTATTCCACTTGCTGAAGAAATTGGCATGTCTAGTGAATTGAACGAATGGGTCTTACGGCAAGTATGTAAACAAATTAAACTTTGGGTGAACAAAGGCTATACACCAATTCCTGTTTCAGTGAATTTATCGGCTTGTCAATTTGTGCAACCATGTTTTGCAGAAAAATTTTTAGACATTTTAGCTGAATTTAATGTTGAAACAACGTGGATTCAAATTGAAATTACTGAAAGCATTTTGATGACCAATGAATTACAGGTTCAAGTAGCCCTAGATATTTTGAAAAAAAATGGGATTAAAGTTGCGTTGGATGACTTTGGGACGGGCTATTCTTCACTATCGTATCTATTGAAACTAGATTTAGATATTTTGAAAATTGATAAGTCGTTAATTCAAGGGATTTCTCAAAATTTTAAAGAACAAAAGCTAGTTCATACAGTAATTCAGTTAGGAAAAGATTTAGGCTTACACGTAGTTGCAGAAGGCGTAGAAACACAAGAAGAGTTTGACAGTTTAGTTATCAATGATGTCGATGAAATTCAAGGTTTTTATTATAGTCGACCATTAGATTTAGTAGAGACAGAAAAATTATTAATAAAAAGACAGCTACCTAAAAATAACGAAGCACACTAA
- the dapD gene encoding 2,3,4,5-tetrahydropyridine-2,6-dicarboxylate N-acetyltransferase: MSELQFSDPYQLAKYIKDATKQTPVKAYIDGDLTNVSSDTVKIFGNIVIGDATDIETFLNENKAVINDYYLENDRRNSAVPMLDITKVDARIEPGAFIRDQAIINKNAVVMMGAVINIGAVVGEETMIDMGAILGARATVGKRAHIGAGAVLAGVLEPPSASPVIVEDNVLIGANAVVLEGVRIGEGAVVAAGSVVTEDVPANAVVAGSPAKIIKMKDDKTLAKTEFLDDLRG, translated from the coding sequence ATGTCAGAATTACAATTTTCAGATCCTTATCAGTTAGCAAAATACATCAAAGATGCGACAAAACAAACGCCAGTTAAAGCTTACATCGATGGTGATTTAACAAATGTTTCAAGCGATACAGTCAAAATTTTTGGCAATATTGTAATTGGCGATGCGACAGACATCGAAACGTTCTTAAACGAAAATAAAGCTGTCATTAACGACTATTATTTAGAAAATGATCGTCGCAATTCTGCCGTACCAATGTTAGATATCACTAAGGTGGATGCACGTATTGAACCTGGTGCATTTATCCGCGATCAAGCGATTATTAACAAAAATGCGGTTGTAATGATGGGCGCTGTCATCAATATTGGGGCAGTTGTTGGAGAAGAAACCATGATTGATATGGGCGCAATTTTAGGTGCCCGTGCAACTGTTGGAAAACGTGCACACATCGGAGCAGGTGCTGTCTTAGCTGGCGTTTTAGAACCACCTTCAGCAAGCCCAGTCATTGTTGAAGACAATGTGTTGATTGGTGCCAATGCAGTTGTTTTAGAAGGTGTTAGAATTGGTGAAGGTGCGGTTGTTGCAGCCGGTTCAGTGGTCACAGAAGATGTTCCAGCTAATGCTGTAGTTGCCGGTTCACCAGCTAAAATCATCAAAATGAAAGATGATAAGACCTTAGCAAAAACAGAATTTTTAGACGATTTGCGCGGTTAA